One stretch of Micromonospora echinospora DNA includes these proteins:
- a CDS encoding ABC transporter ATP-binding protein, whose amino-acid sequence MSPLPPGNAVTARHVLRQALRRQRRRVLIGVTLLGLHQVTEALVPVAIGVIIDRAVVTGDPWALAYSVAGLAALFTVLAFAYRNGARQAFAAVEREAHLLRVELAERALDPRGHRSGLRDGELLSVAASDAELSAYVVRVAGFGVAAVSALTVAAVALLVIDVPLGLGVLIGVPVLVLALQRMAPLLSRRSASQQEALAETTALAVDLVSGLRVLRGIGAQHHAAGRYAEASRRALAVTLRAANTKGLHLGLTTAANGLFLAAVAGVAGWLALRGRLTIGELVTVVGLAQFVAEPVQTLGYCVQLFAMARASAARVARVLGSEPLTRPGSAPRPDRTDGPRLVLDHVGHAGLDGVCLRVDPGEIVGVLAYDPADADALVALLSGRVPADRRRGTVRVDGVPADDLDVDALRGAVLVEPHDVTLFEGTVAANVAAGSRTEEGRLRAAVRAAAADDVVDAHPGGLGHRLVERGANLSGGQRQRLGLARALHADPPVLVLHDPTTAVDAATEAQLADGLAGARREAPRGTLLVTSSPALLRITDRVVVIADGRVAAEGTHEHLLATDARYREETLR is encoded by the coding sequence GTGTCCCCGCTTCCCCCCGGCAACGCCGTCACCGCCCGGCACGTGCTCCGCCAGGCGCTGCGCCGCCAGCGCCGCCGGGTGCTGATCGGCGTGACCCTGCTCGGGCTGCACCAGGTCACCGAGGCGCTCGTGCCGGTGGCGATCGGCGTCATCATCGACCGGGCCGTGGTGACCGGCGACCCGTGGGCGCTCGCGTACTCCGTCGCCGGCCTCGCCGCCCTGTTCACCGTGCTGGCGTTCGCCTACCGCAACGGCGCCCGCCAGGCGTTCGCGGCTGTGGAGCGGGAGGCGCACCTGCTGCGGGTCGAGCTGGCCGAGCGCGCGCTCGACCCGCGCGGGCACCGTTCCGGCCTGCGCGACGGCGAGCTGCTCTCGGTCGCCGCCTCCGACGCCGAACTCTCCGCGTACGTGGTCCGGGTGGCCGGCTTCGGCGTCGCCGCGGTGAGCGCGCTGACCGTCGCGGCGGTCGCGCTGCTGGTCATCGACGTCCCGCTCGGACTCGGCGTGCTCATCGGCGTACCGGTGCTGGTCCTGGCGCTGCAACGGATGGCGCCGCTGCTGTCCCGGCGTAGCGCCTCCCAGCAGGAGGCCCTCGCGGAGACCACCGCGCTCGCCGTGGACCTCGTCTCCGGCCTGCGCGTGCTGCGCGGCATCGGCGCCCAGCACCACGCCGCCGGCCGGTACGCCGAGGCCAGCCGGCGCGCCCTCGCCGTGACGCTGCGCGCCGCCAACACCAAGGGCCTGCACCTCGGGCTCACCACCGCCGCGAACGGCCTCTTCCTCGCCGCCGTCGCCGGGGTCGCCGGCTGGCTCGCGCTGCGCGGCCGGCTCACCATCGGCGAGCTGGTCACCGTGGTCGGTCTCGCGCAGTTCGTCGCCGAGCCGGTGCAGACGCTGGGTTACTGCGTGCAGCTGTTCGCGATGGCCCGCGCCTCCGCCGCCCGGGTCGCGCGCGTGCTCGGCTCCGAGCCGCTGACCCGGCCGGGCAGCGCGCCCCGGCCGGACCGCACGGACGGGCCGCGGCTCGTCCTCGACCACGTCGGGCACGCCGGGCTGGACGGGGTGTGCCTGCGGGTCGACCCGGGAGAGATCGTCGGCGTGCTGGCGTACGACCCGGCCGACGCGGACGCGCTGGTGGCGCTGCTGTCCGGGCGGGTGCCCGCGGACCGGCGCCGGGGCACGGTACGCGTCGACGGCGTACCCGCCGACGACCTGGACGTCGACGCGCTGCGCGGCGCCGTGCTGGTCGAGCCGCACGACGTGACGCTGTTCGAGGGCACGGTGGCCGCCAACGTCGCCGCCGGGAGCAGGACCGAGGAGGGGCGCCTGCGCGCCGCGGTCCGGGCGGCCGCGGCGGACGACGTGGTGGACGCGCACCCCGGCGGCCTCGGCCACCGGCTCGTCGAGCGGGGCGCCAACCTCTCCGGCGGGCAGCGTCAGCGGCTCGGGCTGGCGCGGGCGCTGCACGCCGACCCGCCGGTGCTGGTGCTGCACGACCCCACCACCGCCGTGGACGCGGCCACCGAGGCCCAACTCGCCGACGGACTGGCCGGCGCGCGCCGCGAAGCGCCCCGGGGCACCCTGCTGGTCACCAGCAGCCCCGCCCTGCTGCGGATCACCGACCGGGTGGTGGTGATCGCCGACGGCCGGGTGGCCGCCGAGGGGACGCACGAGCACCTGCTGGCCACCGACGCCCGCTACCGCGAGGAGACACTGCGGTGA
- a CDS encoding acyl-CoA dehydrogenase, with the protein MLDHASGRIDITRLREALDGRWAEVRRAHREHLDERFLPVYGETGDQARERITRLLSELPVELGIASGFPAEYGGRGDVGASIVATEMLAQVDLSLMVKAGVQWGLFGGAVAALGTKRHHDAYLRDIVAGRLFGCFAMTETGHGSDVQQLRTTCTYDPQTQTFDLHTPHEAARKDYIGNAARDGRMAVVFAQLVTGGHRHGVHAWLVPIRDEHGKPMPGVTIGDAGPKAGLLGVDNGRLSFDHVRVPRDMLLDRYAQVAEDGTYASPIENDSRRFFTMLGTLVRGRVSVGGAASAATKSALAIAVRYGDIRRQFADADGEREVLLNDYLAHQRKLLPALATTYALTFAQAELVAALDEIQGGDGPVDEHRQRELESRAAGLKAAQTWHATRTIQICREACGGAGYLSENRLPSLKADTDVFTTFEGDNTVLLQLVAKGLLTGYRDEFGSLDGWGRASFVAEQVREMVLERTAARALIARLVSAVPGRDDEVAVTDRGWQLKLFEDREEHLLDSAVRRLRGGASTKKDRPFDIFNDVQDHVLAVAAAHIDRVTLEAFVAGIDATADPAVKELLSRVCDLYALTVIEANKGWLLEHGRLTPARSKTITSVVNGLLKELRPDMRTLVDGFAIPDAWLHAAILREEPARQDTMAAHDAAGDPQAVPA; encoded by the coding sequence ATGCTCGATCACGCATCCGGCCGCATCGACATCACACGCCTGCGGGAAGCGCTCGACGGCCGGTGGGCCGAGGTCCGCCGGGCGCACCGCGAACACCTCGACGAACGCTTCCTCCCGGTGTACGGCGAGACCGGTGACCAGGCCCGCGAGCGCATCACCCGGCTGCTGTCCGAACTCCCCGTCGAGCTGGGCATCGCCTCCGGTTTCCCCGCCGAGTACGGCGGCCGCGGCGACGTGGGCGCCTCGATCGTCGCCACCGAGATGCTGGCCCAGGTGGACCTGTCACTGATGGTGAAGGCCGGCGTGCAGTGGGGCCTGTTCGGCGGCGCGGTCGCCGCCCTCGGCACGAAGCGGCACCACGACGCCTACCTGCGGGACATCGTCGCGGGCCGGCTCTTCGGCTGCTTCGCGATGACCGAGACCGGCCACGGCTCGGACGTGCAGCAACTGCGCACCACCTGCACGTACGACCCGCAGACGCAGACCTTCGACCTGCACACCCCGCACGAGGCGGCGCGCAAGGACTACATCGGCAACGCGGCCCGGGACGGGCGGATGGCTGTGGTGTTCGCCCAGCTCGTCACCGGCGGGCACCGCCACGGGGTGCACGCCTGGCTGGTGCCGATCCGCGACGAGCACGGCAAGCCGATGCCCGGCGTGACCATCGGCGACGCCGGACCCAAGGCCGGCCTGCTCGGCGTGGACAACGGGCGGCTCAGCTTCGACCACGTGCGGGTGCCGCGGGACATGCTGCTGGACCGGTACGCGCAGGTCGCCGAGGACGGCACGTACGCCAGCCCGATCGAGAACGACTCCCGGCGCTTCTTCACCATGCTGGGCACCCTGGTCCGGGGCCGGGTGAGCGTGGGCGGCGCCGCGTCGGCGGCCACCAAGTCGGCGCTGGCCATCGCGGTGCGCTACGGCGACATCCGCCGGCAGTTCGCCGACGCCGACGGCGAGCGCGAGGTGCTGCTCAACGACTACCTGGCGCACCAGCGCAAGCTGCTGCCCGCGCTGGCCACCACGTACGCGCTGACCTTCGCCCAGGCGGAGCTGGTCGCGGCGCTCGACGAGATCCAGGGCGGCGACGGGCCGGTCGACGAGCACCGGCAGCGGGAGCTGGAGTCCCGGGCCGCCGGCCTGAAGGCGGCGCAGACCTGGCACGCCACCCGCACCATTCAGATCTGCCGGGAGGCGTGTGGCGGCGCCGGCTACCTGTCCGAGAACCGCCTGCCCAGCCTCAAGGCCGACACCGATGTCTTCACCACCTTCGAAGGCGACAACACGGTGCTGCTGCAACTGGTCGCCAAGGGGCTGCTGACCGGCTACCGGGACGAGTTCGGCTCGCTCGACGGCTGGGGACGCGCCTCCTTCGTGGCCGAGCAGGTACGCGAGATGGTGCTGGAACGCACCGCCGCGCGGGCGCTGATCGCACGTCTGGTCAGTGCCGTGCCCGGGCGCGACGACGAGGTCGCCGTCACCGACCGGGGCTGGCAGCTCAAGCTCTTCGAGGACCGCGAGGAGCACCTCCTCGACAGCGCGGTCCGCCGCCTGCGCGGTGGCGCGTCCACCAAGAAGGACCGCCCCTTCGACATCTTCAACGACGTCCAGGACCACGTCCTCGCCGTCGCCGCCGCGCACATCGACCGGGTGACGCTGGAGGCGTTCGTCGCCGGGATCGACGCCACCGCCGACCCGGCGGTCAAGGAGCTGCTCTCCCGGGTCTGCGACCTGTACGCGCTCACCGTGATCGAGGCGAACAAGGGCTGGCTGCTGGAGCACGGCCGGCTCACCCCGGCCCGCTCGAAGACCATCACCAGCGTGGTGAACGGGCTGCTCAAGGAACTGCGCCCGGACATGCGCACGCTCGTGGACGGCTTCGCCATCCCGGACGCGTGGCTGCACGCGGCGATCCTGCGCGAGGAGCCCGCCCGGCAGGACACGATGGCCGCGCACGACGCCGCCGGCGACCCGCAGGCCGTCCCCGCCTAG
- a CDS encoding DUF1700 domain-containing protein: MSDDGLPEAAWTYLRALDAELSDVPSGTAEEIVADVRAHIADALDSGRSTGEILAGLGAARDVARQAREELGLPAQDRPARAGRTLSLVAVAVGVLIAVCVSFLLPSTVPVEPIQADAGEQGVLRRLGPGVALLTLLPALVAAAPLVAPARVRAGVRFAGATVLTMFACAAGETGLYYFPLALMAWVAAIVPWAVRRGAGGRWWRYLTGGFVAMPGVLVAVASAGGSVGIGWVGAALWIAGPLAAGALCAYGIRAGYAVTALAGALVMVLAMAERGFLFAAFWLFGGLYLALGAGAYTASQAADGDAAATPGPPARPEPAPAPGG, translated from the coding sequence ATGAGCGACGACGGCCTCCCGGAGGCGGCGTGGACCTATCTGCGCGCGCTTGACGCGGAGTTGTCGGACGTCCCGTCCGGCACGGCGGAGGAGATCGTCGCGGATGTCCGCGCGCACATCGCCGACGCTCTGGACAGCGGACGGAGCACCGGCGAGATCCTCGCCGGCCTCGGCGCCGCGCGGGACGTGGCCCGGCAGGCGCGGGAGGAACTGGGGCTGCCGGCCCAGGACCGCCCGGCCCGGGCCGGGCGGACCCTGTCCCTGGTCGCGGTGGCGGTCGGCGTGCTGATCGCCGTGTGCGTGAGCTTCCTGCTGCCGTCCACGGTGCCGGTGGAGCCGATCCAGGCCGATGCCGGCGAGCAGGGCGTCCTCCGCCGGCTCGGCCCGGGAGTCGCGCTGCTCACGCTGCTGCCCGCGCTCGTCGCGGCCGCGCCGCTCGTGGCGCCCGCCCGGGTACGTGCCGGGGTACGGTTCGCCGGCGCGACGGTCCTGACGATGTTCGCCTGCGCGGCCGGCGAGACGGGCCTGTACTACTTCCCGCTCGCGCTGATGGCCTGGGTGGCGGCGATCGTGCCGTGGGCCGTGCGGCGCGGAGCCGGTGGACGGTGGTGGCGCTATCTGACCGGTGGGTTCGTGGCGATGCCCGGCGTGCTGGTGGCGGTCGCGTCGGCCGGTGGCTCGGTCGGCATCGGCTGGGTCGGCGCGGCGCTGTGGATCGCCGGACCACTCGCGGCCGGCGCGCTGTGCGCCTACGGGATCCGGGCCGGCTACGCCGTGACCGCGCTGGCCGGCGCGCTGGTCATGGTCCTCGCGATGGCCGAGCGCGGCTTCCTGTTCGCCGCCTTCTGGCTGTTCGGCGGGCTGTACCTGGCGCTCGGCGCCGGTGCGTACACCGCCTCGCAGGCCGCTGACGGAGACGCCGCCGCGACGCCCGGCCCGCCGGCCCGGCCGGAACCCGCGCCGGCCCCCGGAGGCTGA
- a CDS encoding PadR family transcriptional regulator produces the protein MDGARERITTNIRKGVLEYCVLALLSRRDMYGLELADWLAVRGLTASEGSLYPLLARMRQAGSVQTRWVAPEQGHARRYYAITDQGRAHLRVFAAVWQEIQPHVDELMGEEA, from the coding sequence ATGGACGGGGCACGTGAGCGGATCACCACGAACATCCGCAAGGGCGTGCTGGAGTACTGCGTGCTCGCCCTGCTCTCGCGGCGCGACATGTACGGCCTGGAACTGGCCGACTGGCTTGCCGTCCGCGGTCTGACCGCGAGCGAGGGCAGCCTGTATCCGCTGCTCGCCCGCATGCGGCAGGCCGGATCCGTGCAGACCCGGTGGGTGGCCCCCGAGCAGGGGCACGCCCGGCGGTACTACGCGATCACCGACCAGGGGCGGGCGCACCTGCGGGTGTTCGCGGCGGTGTGGCAGGAGATCCAGCCGCACGTGGACGAGCTGATGGGGGAGGAAGCATGA
- a CDS encoding vanadium-dependent haloperoxidase, with translation MNILRRPRKRHLGGVAAVAAAIALVASLTNGVAAAPQAPTFDLDNGNALTDVIYPALNTEPRVEYSGRPGSWAADRAMLIELPWFDALAAYHPTAVGIFSTIGRRPAEEHTTRNKNIAVIYSAYTSLSKLYPQHEATWQRMMATAGLDPAVTAEDRTTASGIGILASKNAMAARRNDGTNRDGDAGGRRYNREPYADYTGYRPVNSPYELRFPSRWQPNTISKREVVLTQEFATPQFGRVKPITFERPEQFRLTPPPNHHLLNPKGYRKQADEVLRASAGLDDRKKMSAEIFSDNITPYGAIAHTLLRGRYNTEDSVRFIVMTDVAGFDVAIASWYHMRKYDSVQPFSAIRHLYPNKKLTAWGGPGRGTVNDITGKEWRSYLSSVAIAAPEYPSVNAAVCVAYAQVARRFTGTDKLTVVIPVRKGSSIVEPGVTPAADMMLTWNSYSEWAAECGQSRVWAGENFPASVAAADQYAPQIGDRAVDFVQSKLNGH, from the coding sequence GTGAACATTCTGAGGCGGCCGCGGAAACGGCATCTCGGGGGTGTCGCGGCCGTCGCCGCGGCGATCGCCCTGGTGGCGTCGCTGACAAACGGTGTGGCGGCTGCCCCGCAGGCGCCGACCTTCGACCTCGACAACGGGAACGCCCTGACCGACGTCATCTACCCGGCCCTCAACACCGAGCCGCGGGTCGAGTACAGCGGCCGGCCCGGGTCCTGGGCCGCGGACCGCGCCATGCTCATCGAACTGCCGTGGTTCGACGCCCTGGCGGCGTACCACCCCACCGCGGTCGGCATCTTCTCCACCATCGGCCGCCGTCCCGCCGAGGAGCACACGACGCGCAACAAGAACATCGCCGTCATCTACTCGGCCTACACCTCGCTCAGCAAGCTCTACCCCCAGCACGAGGCGACCTGGCAGCGGATGATGGCCACCGCCGGCCTGGACCCGGCCGTCACCGCGGAGGACCGGACCACCGCCAGCGGCATCGGCATCCTCGCCTCGAAGAACGCGATGGCGGCGCGCCGGAACGACGGCACGAACCGCGACGGCGACGCGGGCGGCCGTCGCTACAACCGTGAGCCGTACGCCGACTACACCGGCTACCGGCCGGTCAACAGCCCGTACGAGCTGCGCTTCCCGTCGCGCTGGCAGCCGAACACCATCTCCAAGCGCGAGGTCGTCCTGACGCAGGAGTTCGCGACGCCCCAGTTCGGCCGGGTCAAGCCGATCACCTTCGAGCGGCCCGAGCAGTTCCGGCTCACCCCGCCGCCGAACCACCATCTCCTGAACCCGAAGGGCTACCGGAAGCAGGCCGACGAGGTGCTGCGCGCCTCGGCGGGCCTGGACGACCGCAAGAAGATGAGCGCGGAGATCTTCAGCGACAACATCACGCCGTACGGCGCCATCGCGCACACGCTCCTGCGGGGCCGGTACAACACCGAGGACTCCGTCCGGTTCATCGTGATGACCGACGTCGCCGGGTTCGACGTGGCGATCGCGTCCTGGTACCACATGCGCAAGTACGACTCGGTGCAGCCGTTCAGCGCGATCCGCCACCTGTACCCGAACAAGAAGCTGACCGCGTGGGGCGGCCCGGGCCGGGGCACGGTCAACGACATCACCGGCAAGGAGTGGCGCAGCTACCTCAGTTCGGTCGCCATCGCCGCGCCGGAGTACCCGTCGGTCAACGCGGCGGTCTGCGTCGCCTACGCCCAGGTCGCGCGCCGGTTCACCGGCACGGACAAGCTGACCGTCGTGATCCCGGTCCGCAAGGGCTCCTCGATCGTGGAACCGGGCGTGACCCCGGCCGCCGACATGATGCTCACCTGGAACAGCTACTCGGAGTGGGCCGCCGAGTGCGGGCAGAGCCGGGTCTGGGCCGGCGAGAACTTCCCCGCCTCGGTCGCGGCCGCCGACCAGTACGCGCCGCAGATCGGCGACCGTGCCGTCGACTTCGTCCAGAGCAAGCTGAACGGGCACTGA